One Nicotiana sylvestris chromosome 12, ASM39365v2, whole genome shotgun sequence genomic window carries:
- the LOC138883271 gene encoding uncharacterized protein — protein MYFLDEVSFIGKDIAEAHYGWRMFFDGAANFTGVGIGAVLVSETGQHYSVSAKLRFPCTNNMAKYEACIMGLNLAINMNIRELLVISDSDLLVHQVQGEWATKNTKILPYLYHVQELMKRFTKIEFKHVPRIQNEFADALATLSSMIQHPDKTFHRSHPDENP, from the coding sequence atgtattttcttgatgaagtatcattcataggaaAGGACATTGCTGAAGCCCACTACGgatggagaatgttcttcgatggggctgcaaacttcacaggagtgggtattggagcaGTCTTGGTATCAGAGACAGGTCAACATTATTCGGTATCCGCAAAGCTTAGGtttccgtgcaccaacaatatggcaaaatatgaggcttgcatcatggggctcaatttggccatcaATATGAATATACGAGAGTTGCTGGTAATTAgcgattcggatcttctggtacatcaggttcaaggagaatgggctacgaaaAACACCAAGATACTGCCATATTTGTATCATGTGCAGGAATTaatgaagaggttcacaaagatagagttcaaacatgtgcccagaattcaaaatgaatTTGCAGACGcactggccaccttgtcatcaatgatacaacatccagataagacatttcatcgatcccatcctgatgagaatccataa